One stretch of Amycolatopsis sp. NBC_00345 DNA includes these proteins:
- a CDS encoding phosphoribosylaminoimidazolesuccinocarboxamide synthase, protein MTTLAEYPKIAAGKVRELYAVGDDHLLLVASDRISAYDFVLDTPIPDKGRVLTAMSVFWFGQLADVLPNHLVAHDDPRIPAEVRGRALLVRRLDMLPVEAVARGYLTGSGYSDYRRTGAVCGVELPAGLPESAKLPSPIFTPATKAELGEHDENVSFEVVAGLLGHERAEEVREATLAVYRRGAEFAAERGILLADTKFEFGLDSSGALVLADEVLTPDSSRYWPAEGYEPGHAQPSFDKQYVRDWLTGPESGWDRASNTQPPPLPDTVVSATRARYVEAYERISGLSLKDWPTSE, encoded by the coding sequence GTGACGACGCTCGCTGAATACCCGAAGATCGCCGCCGGCAAGGTCCGTGAGTTGTACGCCGTCGGCGACGACCACCTGCTGCTGGTCGCGTCCGACCGCATCTCCGCGTACGACTTCGTGCTGGACACCCCGATCCCGGACAAGGGCCGGGTGCTCACCGCGATGAGCGTGTTCTGGTTCGGGCAGCTGGCCGACGTGCTGCCCAACCACCTGGTGGCCCACGACGACCCGCGCATCCCCGCCGAGGTCCGCGGCCGCGCGCTGCTGGTGCGGCGCCTGGACATGCTGCCGGTGGAGGCCGTCGCGCGCGGCTACCTGACCGGGTCCGGCTACTCGGACTACCGGCGCACCGGCGCGGTCTGCGGCGTCGAGCTGCCCGCGGGACTGCCCGAGTCGGCGAAGCTGCCGTCGCCGATCTTCACCCCCGCGACGAAGGCCGAGCTGGGGGAGCACGACGAGAACGTCAGCTTCGAGGTCGTCGCCGGCCTTCTCGGTCACGAGCGCGCGGAGGAGGTCCGCGAAGCCACGCTCGCCGTCTACCGCCGTGGCGCGGAGTTCGCCGCCGAGCGCGGAATCCTGTTGGCGGACACCAAGTTCGAGTTCGGCCTCGACAGCTCGGGCGCGCTCGTGCTCGCCGACGAAGTGCTCACGCCGGACTCTTCGCGCTACTGGCCCGCCGAGGGTTACGAGCCCGGCCACGCCCAGCCTTCCTTCGACAAGCAGTACGTGCGGGATTGGCTCACCGGCCCGGAGTCCGGTTGGGACCGTGCCTCGAACACCCAGCCGCCGCCCCTGCCGGACACCGTGGTTTCCGCTACCAGGGCCCGTTATGTCGAAGCGTACGAACGAATTTCGGGGCTGTCCTTGAAGGACTGGCCCACTTCGGAGTGA
- a CDS encoding DUF4380 domain-containing protein → MVSGVHWLDNGVLRLGVVPALGGRLLSLRYKEIELLWRNPALLDADLRLLDGGVARPNSGRMGDWLNYGGDKTWPAPQGWDHNDQWPGPPDPVLDSGPYTVSSTEGGLSMTSGAEPRTGLRFTRTLTLGTGASYTLRLTAENVSTRPVRWALWNVTQLPGGGTVTAGLARRRAPAVVGLVAGTGTPEYTVDGDRLVVPPQDVVGKLGVPGTAGWVSCDVGAASLTLSFDVDHEAEYPDSDSPLEVWLEHPLPAPLASLGDLDPPARIVELEVLGPLTTLEPGASTALTITGTVCRLT, encoded by the coding sequence ATGGTGAGCGGCGTCCACTGGCTCGACAACGGCGTGCTGCGGCTGGGCGTCGTTCCCGCGCTGGGCGGACGGCTGTTGTCGTTGCGCTACAAGGAAATCGAGCTGCTGTGGCGCAACCCCGCGCTGCTGGACGCGGACCTGCGGCTGCTCGACGGCGGCGTGGCGCGGCCGAATTCCGGCCGGATGGGCGACTGGCTCAACTACGGCGGCGACAAGACCTGGCCCGCGCCGCAGGGCTGGGACCACAACGACCAGTGGCCCGGCCCGCCCGACCCGGTGCTGGACTCCGGCCCGTACACGGTGTCCTCCACCGAAGGCGGCCTGTCGATGACCAGCGGCGCCGAGCCGCGCACGGGGCTGCGGTTCACACGCACACTCACCCTAGGCACCGGCGCGTCATACACCCTGCGGCTCACCGCGGAGAACGTGTCCACGCGGCCGGTGCGCTGGGCGTTGTGGAACGTCACGCAGCTGCCCGGCGGCGGCACCGTGACCGCCGGGCTGGCGCGCCGGCGTGCGCCCGCCGTGGTGGGCCTGGTCGCGGGCACCGGCACGCCCGAGTACACAGTGGACGGTGACCGGCTGGTCGTGCCGCCGCAGGACGTCGTCGGCAAGCTCGGCGTGCCGGGCACGGCCGGCTGGGTGAGCTGCGACGTCGGCGCGGCCTCGCTCACGCTCTCGTTCGACGTCGACCACGAGGCGGAGTACCCGGACTCGGACTCGCCGCTGGAGGTCTGGCTGGAGCACCCGCTGCCCGCGCCGCTGGCCTCGCTCGGCGACCTCGACCCGCCGGCGCGGATCGTCGAGCTGGAGGTGCTCGGGCCGCTGACCACGCTGGAGCCCGGCGCCTCGACGGCGTTGACGATCACCGGCACTGTGTGTCGGCTCACCTGA
- a CDS encoding substrate-binding periplasmic protein codes for MRKLLSTFAVVVAAAVTLTACGSSSGAETLRVGTLTDAPPSIYVDNGRFTGYDNELLRDIAKREGFQVEFVGTEFAGLLGQVASGQLDIGSSTISATAARKKTVAFSNGYDTSYTTVVTKKGANLTGAGSFAGKRIGAVQGSVQDEFAGKLAGAQVVRFPDYNAGFAQLRTGGLDGWAVPKDIGQKYLDQNPAVPLEFGYTVLDKDTPSSYAVSKSNKDLLNKLNDGLAKAIADGTAARLHAQFFKEAPVAKELSQGGPGLPVTNL; via the coding sequence ATGAGAAAGCTCCTCAGCACCTTTGCCGTAGTGGTCGCCGCCGCTGTCACGCTCACCGCGTGCGGCTCGTCTTCGGGCGCCGAGACCCTGCGCGTCGGCACCCTCACGGACGCGCCGCCGAGCATCTACGTCGACAACGGCCGGTTCACCGGCTACGACAACGAGCTGCTGCGGGACATCGCCAAGCGCGAGGGCTTTCAGGTCGAGTTCGTCGGCACCGAGTTCGCCGGACTGCTCGGCCAGGTCGCGAGCGGCCAGCTCGACATCGGCAGCTCGACGATTTCCGCGACCGCCGCGCGTAAGAAGACCGTCGCGTTCTCAAATGGTTACGACACCAGCTACACCACCGTCGTCACGAAGAAGGGCGCGAACCTGACCGGGGCCGGCTCCTTCGCGGGCAAGCGGATCGGCGCCGTCCAGGGCTCCGTGCAGGACGAGTTCGCGGGCAAGCTGGCCGGCGCGCAGGTGGTGCGCTTCCCCGACTACAACGCCGGGTTCGCCCAGCTGCGGACCGGCGGCCTCGACGGCTGGGCGGTGCCCAAGGACATCGGCCAGAAGTACCTCGACCAGAACCCGGCCGTGCCGCTGGAGTTCGGTTACACGGTCCTGGACAAGGACACCCCTTCGTCGTACGCCGTGTCGAAGTCGAACAAGGACCTGCTGAACAAGCTGAACGACGGCCTCGCGAAGGCCATCGCGGACGGCACCGCCGCGCGCCTGCACGCCCAGTTCTTCAAGGAGGCGCCGGTGGCGAAGGAGCTTTCCCAGGGTGGTCCCGGCCTTCCGGTGACGAACCTCTGA
- the dgoD gene encoding galactonate dehydratase: MKITGIETFLVAPRWLFLKVSTDEGISGWGEPVVEGRAGTVRAAVHEMAELIIGQDPLRIEDHWQVLRRGGFYRGGPVLSSALAGIDHALWDIAGKVREAPVHELLGGPVRDRVRVYSWVGGDRPSGIFDAVSAQVEAGFTAVKMNVAGPLAAIASPAEANAALARAREAREALGPERDLAIDFHGRVSPAMARRLVRMLEEVQPMFVEEPVLPETQGGALAAVVAASTVPIAVGERLYSRWEFKPALDAGVAVVQPDPSHAGGISELRRIAALAEVYGAGLAPHCPLGPISLAASLQVAFATPNFLIQEQSIGMHYHDGLEPLRYLTDSSLFRFTDGYAARPTGPGLGIEVDEEAVRRADEVGHAWRSPVWRLEDGGLAEW; the protein is encoded by the coding sequence GTGAAGATCACCGGTATCGAGACGTTCCTCGTCGCGCCGCGATGGCTGTTCCTCAAGGTCAGCACCGACGAGGGCATCTCCGGCTGGGGCGAGCCCGTGGTCGAGGGCCGCGCGGGGACGGTGCGCGCGGCCGTGCACGAGATGGCCGAGCTGATCATCGGCCAGGACCCGCTGCGCATCGAGGACCACTGGCAGGTGCTGCGCCGCGGCGGCTTCTACCGCGGCGGGCCGGTGCTCTCCAGCGCGCTCGCCGGGATCGACCACGCCCTGTGGGACATCGCGGGCAAGGTCCGCGAGGCCCCGGTGCACGAGCTGCTCGGCGGGCCCGTCCGTGACCGCGTGCGGGTGTACTCGTGGGTGGGCGGCGACCGTCCGTCCGGCATCTTCGACGCGGTGTCCGCGCAGGTGGAGGCCGGGTTCACCGCGGTGAAGATGAACGTCGCGGGCCCGCTCGCGGCGATCGCGTCACCGGCCGAGGCGAACGCCGCGCTGGCCCGGGCGCGCGAGGCGCGGGAGGCGCTCGGCCCCGAGCGGGACCTGGCCATCGACTTCCACGGCCGGGTCTCGCCCGCCATGGCGCGGCGGCTGGTGCGGATGCTCGAAGAGGTCCAGCCGATGTTCGTCGAGGAGCCGGTGCTGCCGGAGACCCAGGGCGGCGCGCTCGCCGCCGTCGTCGCCGCGTCGACGGTCCCCATCGCGGTCGGCGAACGGCTCTACTCGCGCTGGGAGTTCAAGCCGGCGCTCGACGCGGGCGTCGCCGTGGTCCAGCCGGACCCGTCGCACGCGGGCGGCATCTCGGAGCTGCGGCGGATCGCCGCGCTCGCGGAGGTCTACGGCGCCGGCCTCGCGCCGCACTGCCCGCTGGGGCCGATCTCGCTCGCCGCCTCGCTGCAGGTCGCGTTCGCGACGCCGAACTTCCTGATCCAGGAACAGAGCATCGGCATGCACTACCACGACGGGCTGGAGCCGCTGCGGTACCTGACCGACTCCTCGCTGTTCCGGTTCACCGACGGCTACGCCGCGCGCCCGACCGGGCCCGGCCTCGGCATCGAGGTCGACGAGGAGGCCGTGCGCCGCGCCGACGAGGTCGGCCACGCCTGGCGTTCCCCGGTCTGGCGCCTCGAAGACGGCGGCCTCGCCGAATGGTGA
- a CDS encoding SDR family NAD(P)-dependent oxidoreductase, which yields MRTAVVTGAASGIGAATARRLASDGYRVIGVDIAPLPEGLGSIQGDVTSDDTWQHVIEVAGKVDALVSNAYVPATGPLHEMERAEWQHQIDVNLTGSYLAMKACLPSLRKRRGSVVLVSSVHARFGLPGHPAYAASKGALVSLARQLAVEYAPDVRVNAVLPGPVLTQAWSRISPEDQARSAQATPAGRLGDPAEVAAVIAFLLSPGASFVTGADLTVDGGWSAAKDSA from the coding sequence ATGCGGACCGCGGTGGTGACCGGAGCGGCTTCCGGGATCGGGGCGGCGACGGCCCGGCGGCTGGCCTCGGACGGGTACCGCGTCATCGGTGTGGACATCGCCCCGCTGCCCGAAGGCCTCGGCAGCATCCAGGGCGACGTGACCTCGGACGACACCTGGCAGCACGTCATCGAGGTCGCCGGCAAGGTCGACGCGCTGGTCAGCAACGCGTACGTGCCCGCGACCGGCCCGCTGCACGAAATGGAACGGGCGGAGTGGCAGCACCAGATCGACGTCAACCTGACCGGCTCCTACCTCGCGATGAAGGCCTGTCTGCCGTCGCTGCGGAAGCGGCGCGGGTCGGTGGTGCTCGTGTCGTCGGTGCACGCGAGATTCGGCCTGCCCGGGCATCCCGCGTACGCGGCGAGCAAGGGCGCGCTGGTGTCGCTGGCCCGGCAGCTCGCCGTCGAATACGCCCCCGACGTGCGGGTGAACGCCGTGCTGCCCGGCCCGGTGCTGACCCAGGCGTGGAGCCGCATCAGCCCCGAGGACCAGGCCCGCAGCGCGCAGGCGACCCCGGCCGGCCGCCTCGGCGACCCGGCCGAGGTCGCCGCCGTGATCGCGTTCCTGCTCTCACCCGGGGCGTCGTTCGTCACGGGCGCCGACCTGACCGTCGACGGCGGCTGGTCGGCCGCCAAGGACTCCGCATGA
- a CDS encoding amino acid ABC transporter ATP-binding protein: protein MTAAAQVRSSSVELRDIHVSFGTLEVLRGVDLKVESGKTTCVIGPSGSGKSTLLRCVNRLQEPASGDLLLDGESMIRSDPDALRQRVGMVFQHFNLFGHRTVLDNIVLPLRSVRRLSKEDAVEIARARLAEVGLADKAPYRPSALSGGQQQRVAIARALAMDPAVMLFDEATSALDPELVKGVLNLMEGLASRGLTLIVVTHEMGFARNVADEVAFMDAGRIVEQGTPDAIFDAPQSPRLQQFLSQVL, encoded by the coding sequence GTGACCGCGGCGGCGCAGGTGCGCTCCTCCAGTGTGGAGCTGCGTGACATCCACGTCAGCTTCGGCACCCTCGAGGTGCTGCGCGGGGTGGACCTCAAGGTCGAGAGCGGGAAGACGACGTGCGTGATCGGGCCGTCCGGCTCGGGCAAGTCGACGTTGCTCCGCTGCGTCAACCGGCTCCAGGAGCCGGCCAGCGGCGACCTGCTGCTCGACGGCGAGAGCATGATCCGCTCGGACCCGGACGCCCTGCGCCAGCGCGTGGGCATGGTGTTCCAGCACTTCAACCTGTTCGGCCACCGGACGGTGCTGGACAACATCGTGCTGCCGCTGCGCAGCGTCCGCCGGCTGTCCAAAGAGGATGCCGTCGAGATCGCCCGCGCCCGGCTGGCCGAGGTCGGCCTCGCGGACAAGGCGCCGTACCGGCCTTCCGCGCTGTCCGGCGGCCAGCAGCAGCGCGTCGCCATCGCGCGGGCGCTGGCGATGGACCCCGCGGTGATGCTCTTCGACGAGGCGACCAGCGCGCTGGACCCCGAGCTGGTCAAGGGTGTGCTGAACCTGATGGAGGGCCTGGCCTCGCGCGGCCTGACCCTGATAGTGGTGACCCACGAGATGGGCTTCGCGCGCAACGTCGCCGACGAGGTCGCCTTCATGGACGCCGGGCGCATCGTCGAGCAGGGCACCCCGGACGCGATCTTCGACGCGCCGCAGAGCCCGCGGCTGCAGCAGTTCCTTTCGCAGGTGCTCTAG
- a CDS encoding ABC transporter substrate-binding protein — MRRALSAAVAAALLAALTACGSNADDTLRVGTLSDAPPNVYLDKGQFTGFDNELLRAIAAKENLKLEFASTDFSALLGQVASGRYDIGSSAIAQTDERKKTVDFSAAYDFETMSIQAKQGTPVTGEQGLAGKRVAVIQATVGDNWLTTKVPAAQAVRFPDYASALTALKTGAVDAYILDQSIAEKNVAANPGLVVVKSFTTDVPHGFAVKKGDSELLGKLNDGLSQVVKDGTWLKLHRQFLPTAPVPAGFGS; from the coding sequence ATGCGCCGCGCACTGTCCGCCGCGGTCGCCGCGGCCCTGCTCGCCGCCCTCACCGCGTGCGGCTCGAATGCCGACGACACTCTGCGTGTCGGCACCCTGAGCGACGCCCCGCCGAATGTCTACCTCGACAAGGGTCAGTTCACCGGCTTCGACAACGAGCTGCTGAGGGCCATCGCGGCCAAGGAGAACCTGAAGCTGGAGTTCGCCTCCACCGACTTCTCGGCCCTGCTCGGGCAGGTCGCCTCCGGCCGGTACGACATCGGCAGCTCCGCCATCGCGCAGACCGACGAGCGCAAGAAGACGGTGGACTTCTCCGCCGCGTACGACTTCGAGACGATGAGCATCCAGGCCAAGCAGGGCACCCCGGTCACCGGTGAGCAGGGCCTGGCGGGCAAGCGGGTCGCGGTGATCCAGGCGACCGTCGGGGACAACTGGCTGACCACCAAGGTCCCGGCCGCGCAGGCGGTGCGCTTCCCCGACTACGCGTCCGCGCTCACCGCGCTGAAGACCGGCGCCGTCGACGCGTACATCCTCGACCAGAGCATCGCCGAGAAGAACGTCGCCGCGAATCCCGGCCTGGTGGTGGTGAAGAGCTTCACCACCGACGTCCCGCACGGGTTCGCCGTGAAGAAGGGCGACAGCGAGCTGCTCGGAAAGCTGAACGACGGTCTGTCCCAGGTGGTCAAGGACGGAACCTGGCTTAAGCTGCACCGGCAGTTCCTGCCGACCGCTCCGGTGCCGGCCGGGTTCGGAAGCTGA
- a CDS encoding ABC transporter substrate-binding protein produces the protein MKRTMATAVTAALIATLTACGGESGGDTLRVGTLSDSRPNAYQENGQFTGFDNELLRDIAAKEGLKLEFVSVDFSALLGQVAGGTFDIGSAAIAQTDARKQTVAFSDPYNYQSLGIETTGTGGVTDENSLAGKRIGVVQGTVSDTWLAANAPGAEAVRFPNDAAALSALKSSGIAGAVFDQASAEDYAKKNPGLKVTKEITTNIPHGYAVKKGNNDLLGKLNDGIKKTIADGSWQKVHQQFEPNAPVPADFKAGQ, from the coding sequence ATGAAGAGGACGATGGCCACCGCCGTCACCGCCGCGTTGATCGCCACGCTCACCGCGTGCGGCGGCGAGAGCGGCGGGGACACGCTGCGCGTCGGCACGCTGAGCGACTCCAGGCCCAACGCCTACCAGGAGAACGGCCAGTTCACCGGGTTCGACAACGAGCTGCTCCGGGACATCGCGGCCAAGGAGGGCCTGAAGCTGGAGTTCGTCTCGGTCGACTTCTCCGCGCTGCTCGGCCAGGTCGCCGGCGGCACGTTCGACATCGGCAGCGCGGCGATCGCGCAGACGGACGCGCGCAAGCAGACGGTGGCCTTCTCCGACCCGTACAACTACCAGTCACTCGGCATCGAGACCACCGGCACCGGCGGTGTCACCGACGAGAACTCGTTGGCGGGTAAGCGGATCGGCGTGGTGCAGGGCACCGTCTCGGACACCTGGCTCGCGGCCAACGCCCCCGGCGCGGAGGCCGTCCGGTTCCCCAACGACGCGGCTGCGCTGAGCGCGCTCAAGTCGTCGGGCATCGCGGGCGCGGTATTCGACCAGGCCTCGGCCGAGGACTACGCGAAGAAGAACCCGGGCCTGAAGGTCACCAAGGAGATCACCACCAATATCCCGCACGGGTACGCGGTCAAGAAGGGCAACAACGACCTGCTCGGCAAGCTGAACGACGGCATTAAGAAGACCATCGCCGACGGCAGCTGGCAGAAGGTGCACCAGCAGTTCGAGCCGAACGCGCCGGTGCCCGCGGACTTCAAGGCGGGTCAGTAA
- the purB gene encoding adenylosuccinate lyase, which translates to MTDKPRIPNVLAARYASPELVQLWSPERKVVLERELWLAVLRAQIELGVEVPEGVLADYERVIDQVDLESIAARERVTRHDVKARIEEFNALAGHEHVHKGMTSRDLTENVEQLQQLRSLELMRNRVAAVLARLAALAVEHADLVMAGRSHNVAAQATTLGKRFASAADELLVAFARLDNLIDRYPLRGIKGPVGTSQDMLDLLGDKSTLDDLESRIATHLGFRNHFVSVGQVYPRSLDFDVLSTVVQLAAAPSSLAKTIRLMAGNELVTEGFKPGQVGSSAMPHKMNTRSCERVNGLAVVLRGFLSMIGELAGDQWNEGDVSDSVVRRVALPDAFFALDGLLETFLTVLNEFGAFPAVVERELDRYLPFLATTKVLMASVRQGVGRESAHEAIKENAVGVALAMRERGAENDLLDRLAADERIPLDRGDLDKLLADRVSFTGVAPQQVEEVARRVEAVLERFPEAAAYAPQPIL; encoded by the coding sequence GTGACGGACAAGCCCCGAATTCCGAACGTGCTCGCCGCCCGCTACGCGTCGCCCGAGCTGGTCCAGCTGTGGTCGCCCGAGCGCAAGGTCGTGCTGGAGCGGGAGCTGTGGCTCGCCGTGCTCCGCGCGCAGATCGAGCTCGGCGTCGAGGTCCCCGAAGGCGTGCTCGCCGACTACGAGCGGGTCATCGACCAGGTCGACCTCGAGTCGATCGCCGCGCGCGAGCGGGTCACGCGCCACGACGTGAAGGCGCGCATCGAGGAGTTCAACGCGCTGGCCGGCCACGAGCACGTGCACAAGGGCATGACCTCGCGCGACCTCACGGAGAACGTCGAGCAGCTGCAGCAACTCCGTTCGCTGGAGCTGATGCGCAACCGCGTCGCCGCGGTGCTCGCCCGGCTCGCCGCGCTGGCCGTGGAGCACGCCGACCTGGTGATGGCCGGCCGTTCGCACAACGTCGCCGCGCAGGCCACCACGCTCGGCAAGCGGTTCGCCAGCGCGGCCGACGAGCTGCTGGTCGCGTTCGCCCGCCTGGACAACCTGATCGACCGTTACCCGCTGCGCGGGATCAAGGGCCCGGTCGGCACCTCGCAGGACATGCTCGACCTGCTCGGCGACAAGTCCACTTTGGACGACTTGGAGTCCAGGATCGCCACGCACCTCGGCTTCCGGAACCACTTCGTCAGCGTCGGCCAGGTCTACCCGCGCTCGCTGGACTTCGACGTGCTGTCCACTGTGGTCCAGCTCGCCGCGGCGCCGTCCAGCCTGGCCAAGACGATCCGGCTGATGGCGGGCAACGAGCTGGTCACCGAGGGCTTCAAGCCCGGCCAGGTCGGCTCGTCCGCGATGCCGCACAAGATGAACACCCGCTCGTGCGAGCGCGTGAACGGCCTCGCCGTGGTGCTGCGCGGGTTCCTGTCGATGATCGGCGAGCTGGCCGGCGACCAGTGGAACGAGGGTGACGTCTCCGACTCGGTCGTGCGCCGCGTCGCGCTGCCGGACGCGTTCTTCGCGCTCGACGGGCTGCTGGAGACCTTCCTCACGGTGCTGAACGAGTTCGGCGCGTTCCCCGCCGTCGTCGAGCGTGAGCTGGATCGCTACCTGCCGTTCCTCGCCACCACGAAGGTGCTGATGGCGTCGGTGCGCCAGGGCGTCGGGCGTGAGTCGGCGCACGAGGCGATCAAGGAGAACGCCGTCGGCGTGGCGCTGGCGATGCGCGAGCGCGGCGCGGAAAACGACCTGCTCGACCGCCTGGCCGCCGACGAGCGCATCCCGCTCGACCGCGGTGACCTGGACAAACTGCTCGCCGACCGGGTCTCCTTCACCGGCGTGGCCCCGCAGCAGGTCGAGGAGGTCGCCCGCCGCGTCGAGGCCGTGCTGGAGCGCTTCCCGGAGGCCGCGGCGTACGCGCCGCAGCCGATCCTGTGA
- a CDS encoding SAM hydrolase/SAM-dependent halogenase family protein — protein MPYRWISFTTDYGLRDGFVAACHGVIARLAPDVRVIDVSHLVPPQQVRPGAAVLAQTVPSLPESVHLAVVDPGVGTARRGLIVVAGRGVLVGPDNGLLLPAAEALGGVKAAYAIEVPEPTYATFHGRDVFAPVAAQLALGADPASFGSAVTDPVRLPDPLVAAFPGKLVSDVLTVDHFGNVQLAATAADLELTGLTGGVTVHSARLAVPATIGRTFGDVPQGANLLYPDSAGRLAIAVNGGSAAAVLDLGSGQECTITASPQRLVSGNDG, from the coding sequence ATGCCCTATCGCTGGATCTCGTTCACCACCGACTACGGCCTGCGTGACGGCTTCGTGGCGGCCTGCCATGGTGTGATCGCGCGGCTCGCGCCGGACGTCCGGGTCATCGACGTCAGCCACCTGGTGCCGCCGCAGCAGGTGCGGCCGGGCGCGGCGGTGCTCGCGCAGACCGTGCCGTCGCTGCCGGAGTCGGTGCACCTGGCGGTGGTGGACCCGGGTGTCGGCACGGCCCGGCGCGGGCTGATCGTGGTGGCCGGGCGCGGAGTGCTGGTCGGGCCGGACAACGGCCTGCTGCTGCCCGCGGCCGAAGCGCTGGGCGGGGTGAAGGCGGCGTACGCGATCGAAGTGCCGGAGCCGACGTACGCGACGTTCCACGGGCGAGACGTCTTCGCGCCTGTCGCCGCGCAGCTGGCGTTAGGCGCGGACCCGGCGTCGTTCGGCTCGGCCGTCACGGACCCCGTCCGGCTGCCGGACCCGCTGGTGGCGGCGTTCCCCGGCAAGCTGGTGTCGGACGTGCTGACGGTCGACCACTTCGGCAACGTGCAGCTCGCGGCCACCGCCGCCGACCTGGAGCTGACCGGGCTGACGGGCGGGGTCACGGTGCACAGCGCGCGGCTGGCCGTGCCCGCCACGATCGGGCGCACCTTCGGCGACGTGCCCCAGGGCGCGAACCTGCTCTACCCCGACTCCGCGGGACGGCTGGCGATCGCCGTGAACGGCGGCTCGGCGGCCGCGGTGCTGGACCTGGGCTCGGGGCAGGAGTGCACGATCACGGCGTCGCCGCAAAGACTCGTGAGTGGCAATGACGGTTAG
- a CDS encoding amino acid ABC transporter permease — translation MDQFLTTFLNWDYIWQVFPDLLKTGLVNTLILAITSFVIGTALAVPLALMGLSTKRWLRWPARVYTDIFRGLPAILTILVIGQGLGTLARPIVGTSPYPLGILALSLIAAAYIGEIFRSGIQSIEKGQLEASRALGMSYGRAMLLVVIPQGIRRVLPALVNQFISVVKDTPLVYFLGFATDQRELFRIGQDLTANTGNQSPLVAAGIVYLVITVPLTHLVNFIDKRLQTGRKVQTAPDDGGEPALVAGGKAAS, via the coding sequence GTGGACCAGTTCCTCACCACGTTCCTCAACTGGGACTACATCTGGCAGGTCTTCCCCGACCTGCTGAAGACCGGCCTGGTCAACACGCTGATCCTCGCCATCACCTCGTTCGTGATCGGCACCGCGCTGGCCGTGCCGCTGGCCCTGATGGGGCTGTCCACCAAGCGGTGGCTGCGCTGGCCGGCGCGGGTGTACACCGACATCTTCCGCGGCCTGCCGGCGATCCTGACCATCCTGGTGATCGGCCAGGGCCTCGGCACGCTCGCGCGGCCGATCGTCGGCACCAGCCCGTACCCGCTGGGCATCCTGGCGCTGAGCCTGATCGCCGCCGCGTACATCGGCGAGATCTTCCGGTCCGGCATCCAGAGCATCGAGAAGGGACAGCTGGAGGCCAGCCGCGCGCTCGGGATGAGCTACGGCCGGGCGATGCTGCTGGTGGTCATCCCGCAGGGCATCCGGCGCGTGCTGCCCGCGCTGGTGAACCAGTTCATCTCGGTGGTCAAGGACACCCCGCTGGTGTACTTCCTCGGCTTCGCGACCGACCAGCGCGAGCTGTTCCGCATCGGGCAGGACCTGACGGCCAACACCGGCAACCAGTCGCCGCTGGTCGCCGCCGGGATCGTCTACCTGGTGATCACCGTGCCGCTCACGCACCTGGTGAACTTCATCGACAAGCGCCTGCAGACCGGCCGGAAGGTGCAGACCGCGCCGGACGACGGCGGTGAGCCGGCACTGGTGGCCGGCGGAAAGGCGGCCTCGTGA